One region of Papaver somniferum cultivar HN1 unplaced genomic scaffold, ASM357369v1 unplaced-scaffold_131, whole genome shotgun sequence genomic DNA includes:
- the LOC113332425 gene encoding protein FAR1-RELATED SEQUENCE 5-like codes for MATDYSDFESLEDDASNIPDFTGNEESQLVQSAYLPFTKEPNPIPESLVSYEHIDFTEYFLKMEGFSTREELQSWCLAIGREHNFQVVCKSSQIKNTLDNGQGSRIQLCCERSGHHTSHRGKNYVPKTAITKKRKCGTIKCNCPFRLNGSCNKYGIWKLRVGCGYHNHQLPTTLVGHGYAGRLEEKEKMEVQKLTESGCRPREILTTLKKDNPKNCSTMRTIYNERRKLKMYAMQGRSMIQHFFKLAQEHHYTVEYKYDPMIKKVTDLFFSHPVSVKLAQCFHEFLLLDCTYKTNRYKLPLFHVVSHTSTGATFTVAVAFMSREKEANYIWALECIKRLYIKNEIPSVFVTDCEVGLISAIHHVFPKSSHLLCAWHIGKNVYAHGKCYFKLKPATATSNDKDRPKKIDTVIPRKKEKGKQKEKQDEKKKELKK; via the exons ATGGCAACTGACTATTCAGATTTTGAAAGTTTGGAAGATGATGCTTCAAATATACCGGATTTTACAGGAAACGAAGAATCCCAG CTTGTTCAATCTGCGTATCTGCCTTTCACTAAAGAACCTAATCCTATTCCTGAATCTTTGGTGTCCTATGAACATATCGATTTTACGGAATATTTTCTAAAGATGGAGGGTTTCAGTACTAGAGAAGAACTACAATCGTGGTGTTTGGCTATTGGTAGAGAACACAATTTTCAGGTTGTGTGTAAATCATCACAGATAAAGAACACTCTAGATAATGGTCAAGGATCTCGGATACAACTCTGTTGTGAAAGAAGTGGTCATCACACTAGTCATCGAGGGAAGAACTATGTGCCAAAGACTGCCATAACAAAAAAGAGAAAGTGTGGCACCATCAAATGTAACTGTCCATTTCGCCTAAATGGAAGTTGCAATAAGTATGGGATATGGAAGCTTAGAGTTGGATGTGGTTACCATAATCACCAGCTTCCAACCACATTGGTAGGACACGGTTATGCTGGAAGGTTGGAGGAAAAAGAAAAGATGGAAGTCCAAAAATTGACAGAAAGTGGGTGTCGACCTCGTGAAATTCTTACTACTCTCAAAAAAGATAACCCTAAGAACTGTTCCACCATGAGAACCATCTATAATGAAAGGCGCAAGCTGAAAATGTATGCAATGCAAGGTAGATCTATGATACAACACTTCTTTAAGTTAGCACAAGAACACCATTACACGGTTGAGTATAAGTATGATCCCATGATAAAGAAGGTTACTGATCTCTTTTTTTCTCATCCGGTTTCGGTGAAGTTGGCACAATGTTTTCATGAATTTCTTCTATTGGATTGCACCTATAAAACCAACAGATATAAGTTACCGTTGTTCCATGTTGTATCTCACACGTCGACGGGAGCAACATTCACTGTTGCGGTAGCTTTCATGAGTCGAGAAAAAGAAGCAAACTACATATGGGCTCTAGAATGTATCAAGCGACTCTATATAAAAAATGAAATTCCATCGGTTTTCGTTACAGATTGTGAAGTTGGTTTAATTAGTGCAATTCATCACGTGTTTCCCAAATCATCTCATCTACTTTGCGCATGGCATATCGGGAAGAACGTGTATGCTCACGGTAAATGTTACTTCAAACTCAAACCTGCAACTGCAACTTCCAATGACAAAGACAGACCAAAGAAGATTGATACTGTCATACCCCGAAAAAAAGAGAAGGGGAAACAAAAGGAAAAGCAGGATGAGAAAAAAAAGGAACTCAAAAAATGA
- the LOC113332426 gene encoding uncharacterized protein LOC113332426, whose product MHDHRLENLFQEILNFVSIKALKILYDEIHKNVDVGSMNVTCNCLARTVNGLPCACEIGALKRQGKVIPLNIIDPFWRQLSSSPPSPSRINLPFEETPEFFAIRDTWERATENEQVRILAQLKPIAFPCTINLQEPEVSQVHRGRKSKKQLIKDRSTVREPSFYEHIDKTVDILVKFGEKRNRKRLAAQNKDTNLVDPRTMYEQMWGVDMLKELEDSIDNNQWMRMPESGFIIAEAFTTTVVYLSEEQSMTFIPTTNEASPKKQKKKNNFSDNWSEPYMKRIKKYEDMVGTRETKRILFKTSRGYFYISFINLIYIEVHYVDSVD is encoded by the exons ATGCATGATCACAGACTCGAAAATTTATTTCAAGAAATCCTCAATTTTGTGTCAATTAAAGCTTTGAAGATTTTATATGATGAGATACATAAGAATGTTGACGTAGGGTCGATGAATGTGACATGCAATTGTTTGGCTCGTACGGTTAATGGTCTTCCATGTGCATGTGAAATAGGTGCATTGAAGAGACAAGGTAAGGTCATACCGCTCAAtattattgatccgttttggaggCAATTGAGTAGTTCACCTCCATCTCCAAGCCGGATTAATCTACCATTTGAAGAAACACCAGAGTTTTTTGCGATTCGAGATACATGGGAACGAGCGACAGAAAATGAACAGGTAAGAATCCTTGCCCAACTGAAACCAATTGCATTTCCATGCACCATCAACCTTCAAGAGCCAGAAGTATCCCAAGTGCATCGAGGTCGCAAGTCCAAGAAGCAACTAATAAAAGATAGATCAACTGTACGAGAGCCGTCTTTCTACGAGCATATCGATAAAACTGTCGATATTTTGGTGAAATTTGGAGAAAAAAGGAACCGTAAAAGGCTAGCAGCACAAAACAAGGATACTAACTTAGTTGATCCAAG GaccatgtacgagcaaatgtggGGTGTCGATATGCTAAAAGAATTGGAAGACAGCATTGATAATAACCAATGGATGAGAATGCCTGAGAGTGGTTTCATTATTGCCGAGGCTTTCACCACAACAGTTGTATATTTGAGTGAAGAACAAAGCATGACCTTTATTCCTACAACCAATGAAGCTTCCCCAAAG aaacaaaagaagaagaacaatttCTCGGATAACTGGTCGGAACCATACATGAAAAGAATTAAGAAATATGAAGATATGGTGGGAACTAGAGAAACAAAAAGG ATCTTGTTCAAGACCTCCAGAGGATACTTTTACATTAGTTTCATTAATTTGATATACATTGAAGTTCACTATGTTGATTCTGTTGACTAG
- the LOC113332427 gene encoding uncharacterized protein LOC113332427 — protein sequence MKQLGDLNYFLGIETARTDESILLTQKKYTLELLTKSNMLHCTCNTHVVKESIASIHDGILLDNPAEYRTIVGSLQYLTITRPDIAYGVNYVSQFMHALKNIHMLLVKMILRYLKGSINLGLVLIKGDRSAITAFTDSDWARSPDTRRSTSGYAIFMGNSLISWSSKKQPTVSRSSAEEDYKSLSVVASELEWLSNLFKELHISVTYPITILESSACCFRNPTCIFIHKGALFSCILYFATTIVGYLTFTISTVDDDVVAKVISPVTEDGVHFTGFSSRSSVVS from the exons ATGAAGCAGTTGGGTGACTTGAATTATTTTCTGGGAATAGAGACTGCCAGAACTGATGAGTCTATACTTCTAACACAGAAAAAGTATACCCTAGAGTTATTAACTAAATCTAATATGCTTCATTGTACTTGCAATACACATGTAGTAAAAGAATCTATAGCCTCTATTCATGATGGAATCTTGTTGGATAATCCAGCAGAATACAGAACTATAGTTGGTAGCTTACAATATCTAACTATTACAAGACCTGATATAGCTTATGGTGTCAATTATGTATCTCAGTTCATGCATGCTCTTAAAAATATTCATATGCTTTTAGTTAAAATGATTCTGAGGTATTTAAAAGGCTCAATTAATTTAGGACTTGTTTTAATAAAAGGGGATAGAAGTGCAATTACAGCTTTTACCGACTCTGATTGGGCCAGATCCCCTGATACTAGAAGGTCTACTTCAGGTTATGCCATTTTTATGGGAAATTCATTAATATCATGGTCAAGCAAAAAGCAACCTACAGTGTCAAGATCATCTGCAGAGGAAGATTATAAGTCTTTGTCAGTTGTGGCTTCTGAGTTAGAATGGTTATCAAATCTGTTTAAAGAATTACATATTTCAGTTACTTATCCAATAACT ATTCTTGAAAGTTCAGCATGTTGCTTCAGAAATCCAACTTGCATATTTATTCACAAAGGGGCTCTGTTTTCCTGCATTCTCTACTTTGCTACAACAATTGTTGGGTATTTGACTTTCACAATTTctactgttgatgatgatgttgttgcaaAGGTTATTTCACCAGTTACTGAAGATGGTGTTCACTTTACAGGCTTTTCTTCTCGGTCTTCTGTTGTATCTTAA